A part of Lactobacillus sp. ESL0700 genomic DNA contains:
- a CDS encoding DUF6612 family protein, with amino-acid sequence MKFKKTVITLLAAIGLGTLGTTATQPVAASTSKADVIKVTQQDLAKATDTKAAIKFGIKTGKKQLKFNGTMTMGNKPIVVHMVASNKLLPTNIEEWIDSGTGKFYILDGKTWVKGDMSKEDLASFTDTTQAATTPAFYKKLAKKAKLTHSGDAYTVSGKITDQKWLSKIMLETAKSTKLSKKEQKAIKKQLKKTKFKNVSVKMTTTNDKLTDYKLSAKVGLSKKISFTFSMDMSEFGQHSDLAVPSDIVSSATEAPKD; translated from the coding sequence ATGAAATTCAAGAAAACTGTCATAACATTATTAGCCGCTATTGGCCTTGGTACTCTTGGCACTACTGCAACACAACCTGTTGCCGCTAGCACAAGCAAGGCTGACGTTATTAAAGTAACTCAGCAAGATTTAGCTAAAGCTACTGATACTAAGGCAGCCATTAAGTTCGGTATTAAAACTGGTAAAAAGCAACTTAAATTCAATGGCACAATGACAATGGGCAACAAGCCAATCGTTGTCCACATGGTTGCCAGCAACAAGCTTTTGCCAACTAATATAGAAGAATGGATTGACAGTGGCACTGGTAAATTTTACATCCTAGACGGTAAGACCTGGGTTAAAGGCGATATGTCTAAGGAAGATTTAGCTTCATTTACTGACACTACTCAAGCAGCTACCACACCTGCCTTTTACAAGAAGCTAGCTAAGAAGGCTAAGTTAACTCATTCCGGTGATGCTTATACTGTTAGTGGCAAGATCACCGATCAAAAATGGCTTTCTAAAATTATGCTTGAGACAGCTAAGTCTACAAAATTGTCCAAGAAAGAACAAAAAGCTATTAAGAAACAATTGAAAAAGACGAAGTTCAAGAACGTTAGTGTCAAGATGACAACAACTAACGATAAATTAACTGATTACAAGCTATCTGCTAAAGTTGGCTTGAGCAAGAAAATTTCCTTTACTTTCAGCATGGACATGTCAGAATTTGGTCAACACAGTGATTTAGCTGTTCCAAGTGACATTGTTAGCTCTGCTACCGAAGCTCCTAAAGATTAA
- a CDS encoding MFS transporter → MKNISHNSIVFKISVLSISLAVMLAPTISPALPLMHFPGVTKEQIDTLSTIPNLAKILGILFCPFLIRWIGQKKTILIGLAGIVVLGIIPFFSNSYQVILAARVIVGLAFGIFMPLCTSLIVQLYRNDKNTMAHMMGYQNTVQTLGSALGSFTVGSLVAWGWHQAFLVYLIPILPIVLFGLFVSIDRPQETTQKQKSKTKFKFTGEMALTCFFMLATLVFYMPINFTMPRLIIQKQIGSASTAALVAGIVQIATMATASLFGYMMKHVGKIIFPIGFLLVMTGYFALSQANNIVVLICALLIMGIGNSFCLPFIYNWMALLTNSDTATMGQSILMIALNIGTVLSPKIVNGINQMMGSNDPCNVMIICACGDLCLAVIAAINYVHSRSKKHTHALA, encoded by the coding sequence ATGAAAAACATTTCCCACAACAGCATTGTTTTCAAAATTTCTGTACTATCCATTTCTTTGGCAGTAATGCTGGCACCAACCATTTCTCCGGCACTGCCGTTAATGCACTTTCCTGGCGTTACTAAAGAGCAGATTGATACTTTATCAACTATTCCTAATTTAGCTAAAATTTTGGGTATTCTGTTCTGCCCGTTCCTCATTCGCTGGATTGGTCAAAAGAAAACAATCCTCATTGGTCTGGCTGGAATTGTTGTTTTAGGGATCATTCCCTTCTTCAGTAATTCTTATCAAGTTATCTTAGCAGCCAGAGTCATCGTGGGCCTAGCCTTCGGTATCTTTATGCCACTATGTACTAGCCTAATTGTGCAGCTTTACCGTAATGATAAAAACACAATGGCACACATGATGGGTTACCAGAATACGGTTCAGACATTAGGCAGTGCTCTCGGGTCATTCACAGTTGGTAGCCTTGTTGCTTGGGGCTGGCACCAAGCCTTCTTGGTTTACCTAATTCCAATCCTGCCGATTGTATTGTTTGGGCTCTTTGTCAGTATTGATCGGCCACAAGAAACAACTCAGAAACAAAAAAGCAAGACCAAATTTAAATTCACAGGTGAAATGGCCTTGACTTGCTTCTTTATGTTAGCAACCCTCGTGTTCTACATGCCAATTAACTTTACGATGCCACGGTTAATCATTCAGAAGCAGATTGGTTCTGCTAGTACGGCAGCGCTAGTTGCGGGAATTGTTCAAATTGCTACAATGGCTACTGCATCACTATTTGGTTATATGATGAAGCACGTTGGCAAAATTATTTTTCCAATCGGCTTCTTACTAGTTATGACCGGCTACTTTGCCCTTTCACAAGCAAACAACATTGTTGTTCTAATTTGTGCTTTGCTAATCATGGGCATTGGCAATAGTTTCTGCCTGCCGTTCATTTACAATTGGATGGCTCTTCTAACTAACAGCGACACGGCAACGATGGGACAGTCTATTTTAATGATCGCATTGAATATCGGTACGGTACTGTCACCGAAGATTGTCAACGGCATTAACCAAATGATGGGCAGTAACGATCCGTGCAACGTCATGATTATCTGTGCTTGTGGTGACTTATGCTTAGCGGTAATTGCCGCAATCAATTACGTGCATAGTAGAAGTAAAAAGCATACACATGCATTAGCCTAA
- a CDS encoding 2,3-diphosphoglycerate-dependent phosphoglycerate mutase: protein MSKLVLIRHGQSEWNLENKFTGWVDVDLSEKGVEEAKNAGKLIKAAGLQFDQAYTSVLTRAIKTLHYALEESGQLWVPETKSWRLNERHYGGLQGLNKKATAEKFGDEQVHIWRRSYDVLPPKIEDSSEFSQVHDRRYADLDPHIIPRTENLKVCLGRVMPFWEDHIAPDLLAGKNVIIAAHGNSLRALTKYIENISDADIMNLEMKTGEPVVYTFDDKLNVTNKEKLD, encoded by the coding sequence ATGTCAAAATTAGTTTTGATCCGTCACGGACAAAGTGAATGGAACCTTGAAAATAAATTTACTGGTTGGGTTGATGTTGACCTATCAGAAAAAGGTGTCGAGGAAGCAAAGAACGCAGGTAAATTGATTAAGGCAGCTGGTCTGCAATTTGACCAAGCTTATACTTCAGTTTTAACCCGTGCTATTAAGACATTGCACTATGCTTTGGAAGAAAGTGGTCAACTTTGGGTTCCAGAAACCAAGTCTTGGCGTCTTAACGAACGTCATTACGGTGGTTTGCAAGGCTTGAACAAGAAGGCAACTGCTGAAAAGTTTGGTGATGAGCAAGTTCACATTTGGCGTCGTTCATATGATGTTTTGCCACCAAAGATTGAGGACAGTTCAGAATTTAGTCAAGTGCACGACCGTCGTTATGCTGACCTTGACCCACACATTATTCCACGGACTGAAAACTTGAAGGTTTGCCTTGGTAGAGTAATGCCTTTCTGGGAAGACCACATTGCACCAGACTTGTTGGCTGGTAAGAACGTTATCATTGCCGCTCACGGTAACTCATTGCGTGCTTTGACCAAGTACATCGAAAACATTTCTGATGCTGACATTATGAACTTGGAAATGAAGACTGGTGAACCAGTTGTTTACACCTTCGATGACAAGTTGAATGTCACTAACAAGGAAAAATTGGATTAA
- a CDS encoding RloB family protein has product MVRRSKKLDLKKIIVIFCEGETERNYFNMLRLKYRSANVQIKFKKLGNGNGLITRHLSEIKECRRKYKNCEIYVCFDRDDLTLKELQQQLKEAKDNNLKVMYSNVSFEVWLLNHFRKLSHIREMTHNDLYNQLQKFLNVSDYKDYKGSNMTNDFIDRVRNALENTKEYASLENNPQLLNCNPYTNVGIEVKLIFDLTDKQKDKW; this is encoded by the coding sequence GTGGTAAGACGATCAAAGAAACTAGATTTAAAGAAAATAATTGTGATATTTTGTGAAGGAGAAACAGAAAGAAATTACTTTAATATGCTGCGGTTAAAATACCGCAGTGCCAATGTTCAAATTAAATTCAAAAAATTGGGTAATGGCAATGGCTTGATAACTAGGCATCTAAGTGAAATCAAAGAATGTCGCCGTAAGTATAAGAATTGTGAAATTTACGTTTGCTTTGATAGGGATGATCTTACTCTTAAGGAACTACAGCAGCAACTGAAAGAAGCAAAAGATAATAATTTAAAAGTAATGTATTCTAATGTTTCTTTTGAAGTTTGGCTGCTAAATCATTTTAGAAAGTTAAGCCATATAAGAGAAATGACTCATAATGACCTGTATAACCAATTGCAAAAGTTCTTAAATGTCAGCGATTATAAGGATTATAAAGGTTCAAATATGACCAATGACTTTATTGATCGAGTACGTAATGCCTTAGAGAATACAAAAGAATATGCTAGTTTAGAGAATAATCCGCAGTTATTGAATTGTAATCCATACACTAATGTAGGTATAGAAGTAAAGCTAATTTTTGACCTTACTGATAAGCAAAAAGATAAATGGTAA
- a CDS encoding ATP-binding protein, producing MKGVVDMLISFSAENFMSLKNEVEFSMETGLRLRKYKHTNTFQDDNEAVLKSAILVGPNGSGKTNILSALRVMKSLIINPTQSATAVLPYNPFLMSENNLQKPTTFSIHFKTQGQEYIYSMSYTKNEVVTEELDYFLNNTRQIYFSRERSHFTQISESLKPYTKLTRPNILFLNVAQNVNDTRAIAVLNWFENDLLFGVDITTNLSQLYYLLKDPKNKQKLLHFLKFADINIEDVDVREQAIPKRVIEVLTKTLSHEEAEHFLADEKNITTLYVGYKQYDAEGQLLDELRYIPLVRDSQGTQNLLGIALAIINANVNDNDKTLLFDEFDDSLHFEIAKALLSVFNSKVNKNQFILTTHDLALLDCNLRRDQIYFADKDFQGETKLYSLFDFKDITTSRKDFSYYHKYLTGMFGAMPTVQPDEMEKSLS from the coding sequence ATGAAAGGAGTAGTTGACATGTTGATTAGTTTTTCTGCTGAGAACTTTATGTCTTTGAAAAATGAAGTGGAATTTTCAATGGAAACCGGCCTAAGACTACGTAAGTATAAACATACGAACACTTTTCAAGATGATAATGAAGCTGTTTTAAAATCTGCAATTTTGGTTGGTCCGAATGGTTCAGGTAAAACAAATATTTTATCTGCTTTAAGAGTAATGAAATCATTGATAATTAATCCCACTCAAAGCGCAACAGCAGTACTGCCATACAATCCTTTTCTGATGAGTGAGAATAACTTGCAAAAGCCGACTACTTTTTCAATTCACTTCAAAACTCAAGGACAAGAATACATATATTCAATGTCGTATACAAAAAACGAAGTTGTTACTGAGGAGCTAGACTATTTCTTAAATAATACGCGCCAAATTTATTTTTCTAGGGAAAGATCACACTTCACACAAATATCTGAGTCATTAAAGCCATATACCAAACTAACTAGACCAAATATCTTGTTTTTAAATGTCGCACAAAATGTTAATGATACTAGAGCAATAGCTGTTTTAAATTGGTTTGAGAATGATTTGTTATTTGGCGTAGATATTACAACTAACCTGTCCCAATTGTATTACTTACTTAAAGATCCAAAAAATAAGCAAAAGTTACTACATTTTCTTAAGTTTGCGGATATTAATATTGAAGATGTTGATGTTAGAGAGCAAGCAATTCCTAAACGCGTAATTGAAGTTTTGACTAAAACTCTTTCTCATGAAGAAGCTGAGCATTTTTTGGCTGATGAGAAGAATATCACGACTTTGTATGTTGGTTATAAGCAATATGACGCTGAAGGCCAATTGCTTGATGAACTGCGGTATATTCCACTGGTTAGAGATTCGCAGGGTACTCAAAATCTGTTAGGAATTGCTTTAGCGATCATTAATGCTAATGTCAATGATAATGATAAAACTTTGTTATTCGATGAATTTGATGATTCGTTGCATTTTGAAATTGCCAAGGCATTGCTCAGTGTCTTTAATTCTAAAGTCAATAAAAATCAATTTATTTTAACAACACATGATTTAGCATTGCTTGACTGTAATTTAAGAAGAGATCAAATTTATTTTGCTGATAAGGATTTTCAGGGAGAAACCAAGCTTTATTCACTCTTTGACTTCAAGGATATTACGACTTCAAGGAAAGACTTCTCCTATTATCATAAGTATCTGACTGGCATGTTTGGTGCTATGCCCACAGTCCAGCCTGATGAGATGGAAAAATCGTTGTCTTAA